A genomic segment from Alkalilimnicola ehrlichii MLHE-1 encodes:
- the tal gene encoding transaldolase — MTRNNPLRELIELGQSPWFDNIHRRMLEQGELQRLVEEDGLRGVTSNPTIFQKAIGGSDAYDAAIADALAAAPELDAEGLFMHLALADIRAAADVLRPVWEQTDGADGFVSMEVSPELAWDTDRTIAQARELFARVDRPNVMIKVPATREGLPAIEALIADGISVNVTLLFSVQRYTEVVESWLEGLRRRREAGLPVNDVQSVASFFVSRVDNKADPILQAAGDAGARELLGSAAIANARAAYAHMQRWLSGPRWPELAAVGARPQRLLWASTGTKNPDYSDVLYVDRLVGRNTVTTLPPATWEAFRDHGAARPVLEDGDDGAATLAALARHGVQMDTITAELEREGVQAFVDSYRDLLGTLQRKAAQLGATPARGNAEGA, encoded by the coding sequence GTGACTCGCAACAACCCCCTAAGAGAGCTGATCGAATTGGGCCAAAGCCCCTGGTTCGACAATATTCATCGCCGCATGCTGGAACAGGGCGAGCTCCAGCGCCTGGTGGAGGAGGACGGCCTGCGCGGGGTGACATCCAACCCCACCATCTTCCAGAAGGCGATCGGTGGTAGTGACGCTTACGACGCCGCCATCGCCGACGCCCTGGCCGCCGCGCCGGAGCTGGATGCTGAGGGGTTATTCATGCACCTGGCCCTGGCCGATATCCGTGCCGCCGCCGACGTGCTGCGCCCGGTCTGGGAGCAGACCGACGGTGCCGACGGTTTCGTCAGCATGGAGGTCTCGCCGGAACTGGCCTGGGACACTGACCGCACCATTGCCCAGGCCCGAGAGCTTTTCGCCCGCGTCGACCGGCCCAATGTGATGATCAAGGTGCCGGCCACCCGCGAGGGCCTACCGGCCATTGAGGCGCTGATCGCCGATGGGATCAGCGTCAACGTCACCCTGCTGTTTTCCGTGCAACGCTACACCGAGGTGGTCGAGTCCTGGTTGGAGGGCCTGCGGCGCCGGCGCGAGGCCGGGCTGCCGGTGAATGATGTGCAGTCGGTGGCCAGCTTTTTCGTCAGCCGGGTGGACAACAAGGCGGACCCCATCCTGCAGGCCGCCGGGGACGCCGGGGCCCGCGAGCTGCTGGGCAGTGCCGCGATCGCCAACGCCCGCGCTGCCTATGCCCATATGCAGCGGTGGTTGAGTGGCCCGCGCTGGCCAGAGCTGGCCGCCGTGGGCGCCCGCCCGCAACGCCTGCTGTGGGCGAGCACCGGCACCAAGAACCCGGACTACTCCGACGTCCTCTACGTGGACCGGCTCGTCGGGCGGAACACGGTCACCACCCTGCCGCCGGCCACCTGGGAGGCCTTCCGTGACCACGGCGCCGCCCGGCCGGTGCTGGAGGACGGCGACGACGGTGCCGCCACCCTGGCTGCCCTGGCCCGCCACGGCGTGCAAATGGACACCATTACCGCCGAGTTGGAGCGCGAGGGGGTGCAGGCCTTCGTGGATTCCTACCGCGACCTGCTGGGCACGCTGCAGCGCAAGGCGGCCCAACTGGGGGCCACACCGGCCCGCGGCAACGCGGAGGGTGCATGA
- a CDS encoding symmetrical bis(5'-nucleosyl)-tetraphosphatase → MAVYAIGDLQGCLSPLEALLEQLRFDPARDRIWFVGDLVNRGPDSVRVLRYVRALGEAAVTTLGNHDLHLLAVWAGTARAKRKDTVHQVLDAPDGEELLHWLRFQHLTWRDDDLGYFMVHAGVPPVWSLDEAETRGRELEAVLRSEDYLAFFENMYGNQPDRWDEGLTGWDRLRYICNAFTRMRYVDADGRLDLRCNSAPGSQPDGLYPWYEVRERLRPEPDPLTIVSGHWSTLGLCQRGGNVAIDTGCLWGGSLTALRLDSDEREIISRPCPAFLEPK, encoded by the coding sequence TTGGCTGTCTACGCGATCGGCGATCTGCAGGGCTGTCTGTCTCCGCTGGAGGCGCTGCTGGAGCAGCTGCGCTTCGATCCCGCCCGGGACCGCATCTGGTTCGTGGGCGATCTGGTCAACCGGGGCCCCGATTCGGTACGGGTGTTGCGCTACGTGCGTGCCCTGGGCGAGGCCGCCGTCACCACCCTCGGCAACCACGACCTGCACCTGCTGGCGGTGTGGGCGGGCACGGCCCGGGCCAAGCGCAAGGACACCGTCCACCAGGTGCTGGATGCCCCCGATGGCGAGGAGCTTCTGCACTGGCTGCGCTTTCAGCACCTGACCTGGCGCGACGACGATCTGGGTTACTTCATGGTTCATGCCGGGGTGCCGCCGGTGTGGAGCCTGGATGAGGCCGAGACCCGCGGCCGCGAGCTGGAGGCGGTGCTGCGCAGTGAGGACTACCTGGCCTTTTTCGAGAACATGTACGGCAACCAGCCCGACCGCTGGGATGAGGGGCTGACCGGTTGGGACCGGCTGCGCTATATCTGCAATGCCTTCACCCGCATGCGCTATGTGGACGCCGACGGCCGCCTGGACCTGCGTTGCAACAGCGCGCCGGGTAGCCAGCCGGATGGCCTCTACCCCTGGTACGAGGTGCGCGAACGCCTGCGCCCGGAGCCGGACCCGCTCACCATCGTCAGCGGCCACTGGTCCACCCTCGGGCTTTGCCAGCGCGGCGGCAATGTGGCCATCGACACCGGCTGCCTCTGGGGCGGCTCCCTTACCGCCCTGCGCCTGGACAGCGACGAGCGCGAGATCATCAGCCGCCCCTGCCCGGCCTTCCTGGAGCCGAAGTAG
- a CDS encoding sigma-54-dependent transcriptional regulator has protein sequence MSARLCLIEDDPIMGESLQDRFTLEGFQVDWFVTAAQAREHLRGGGYAAAISDIRLPDQEGDALYLSLKRDGQVLPPFIFITGHGAIETAVQLLKEGAADYVTKPFDLDELVTKVRGLAEAQGGDAPAEEGEPLLGIAPAMRRLEERLRRLARAGAGVLITGESGVGKEHAARLLHQAGAGDGERPFVAVNCGALTESLLEAELFGHERGAFTGAARARRGVFEQAQGGTLFLDEIGDMSPAMQVRLLRAIQERCITRVGGETPIPVDIHLVSATHRDLRALVESGEFREDLYYRINTVQVRIPPLRERPEDILWFAARFLAEAAAEQGREDLQGLSGQAQEALLEHHWPGNLRELRHAIDRAVILAEGPQVTPADLFDDRDEPGLPDEAGQGLTDYLRRCERAHIVQALEAHGGHMARTAASLGISRKNLWEKMKKLGVKAPG, from the coding sequence ATGAGCGCTCGCCTGTGTCTCATCGAGGACGATCCCATCATGGGTGAGTCCCTGCAGGATCGCTTCACCCTGGAGGGGTTTCAGGTGGACTGGTTCGTGACCGCGGCACAGGCCCGGGAGCACCTGCGGGGCGGGGGATACGCGGCGGCCATCAGTGACATCCGGCTGCCCGACCAGGAGGGGGATGCCCTTTACCTGTCCTTGAAACGCGACGGCCAGGTGCTCCCCCCGTTTATCTTCATCACCGGCCACGGTGCCATCGAGACGGCGGTCCAGCTATTGAAGGAGGGGGCTGCGGATTACGTTACCAAACCCTTTGACCTGGATGAGCTGGTCACCAAGGTGCGCGGGCTGGCGGAGGCTCAGGGGGGAGACGCCCCGGCCGAGGAGGGCGAGCCCCTGCTTGGGATTGCACCGGCCATGCGGCGGCTTGAGGAGCGTCTGCGCCGCCTCGCCCGCGCCGGGGCCGGCGTGCTGATCACCGGTGAGTCCGGTGTCGGGAAGGAGCACGCCGCGCGCCTGCTCCACCAGGCCGGTGCCGGCGACGGTGAGCGCCCCTTCGTGGCGGTGAACTGCGGTGCGTTGACCGAGAGCCTGCTGGAGGCCGAGCTGTTTGGTCATGAACGAGGCGCTTTCACCGGCGCGGCCCGGGCGCGGCGCGGCGTGTTCGAGCAGGCTCAGGGGGGGACCCTGTTTCTGGACGAGATCGGCGATATGTCGCCGGCGATGCAGGTGCGTCTGCTGCGCGCGATTCAGGAACGCTGCATCACCCGGGTCGGTGGCGAGACGCCCATCCCCGTGGATATCCACCTGGTGTCCGCCACCCACCGCGACCTGCGTGCCCTGGTGGAGTCCGGTGAATTCCGCGAGGACCTCTACTACCGCATCAACACCGTGCAGGTGCGCATCCCGCCGCTGCGCGAACGGCCCGAGGATATCCTCTGGTTCGCCGCCCGCTTCCTCGCCGAGGCGGCTGCCGAGCAGGGACGGGAGGATCTGCAGGGGCTGTCCGGTCAGGCCCAGGAGGCGCTGCTGGAGCACCACTGGCCCGGCAATCTGCGTGAGCTGCGCCATGCCATCGATCGGGCGGTCATCCTCGCCGAGGGGCCGCAGGTCACCCCGGCGGATCTGTTTGACGACCGGGATGAGCCGGGCCTGCCCGATGAGGCGGGCCAGGGGCTGACCGATTACCTGCGTCGTTGCGAACGGGCCCATATCGTGCAGGCGCTGGAGGCCCACGGCGGGCATATGGCCCGGACCGCCGCCAGCCTGGGGATCAGCCGCAAGAACCTTTGGGAGAAGATGAAGAAGCTCGGGGTGAAGGCGCCCGGATAG
- the apaG gene encoding Co2+/Mg2+ efflux protein ApaG: MSDEQERYCIEVDVDPAYVADQSDPAEDRYVFSYTITIKNLGAVTAQVVSRHWVITDGSGHEREVRGEGVVGEQPRIKPGEGFRYTSGAILETPVGSMHGSYHLVAEDGTVFNADIPAFTLAVPHTLH; the protein is encoded by the coding sequence ATGAGCGACGAGCAGGAGCGCTACTGCATCGAGGTGGACGTGGATCCGGCCTACGTGGCGGATCAGTCTGATCCGGCCGAGGACCGCTACGTCTTCTCCTATACCATCACCATCAAGAACCTGGGCGCGGTGACCGCCCAGGTGGTCAGCCGCCACTGGGTGATCACCGACGGCAGCGGTCACGAGCGCGAGGTGCGTGGCGAGGGTGTGGTCGGCGAGCAGCCCCGCATCAAGCCCGGCGAGGGCTTTCGCTACACCAGCGGGGCCATCCTGGAGACGCCGGTGGGCAGCATGCACGGCAGCTACCACCTGGTGGCCGAAGACGGCACGGTCTTCAACGCCGATATTCCCGCCTTTACCCTGGCTGTGCCGCACACGCTGCATTAA
- a CDS encoding substrate-binding domain-containing protein yields the protein MARWFGSVWLALLVASTPAAIAAEHAAEQSQPLRIGLTPVILEDQLSFLDEWQTYLERRTGREVQFVRRNSYGEVVELALRGRIDFAWLCGYPYVQHDTRLGLLAVPRFNGAPLYQAYLIVPANDQATESIKDLAGRVFAYSDPNSNSGWLYGQQLLDEAGVMDPERFFLRTFFTFSHRKVVEAVAERVAHGGLVDGYVWETLALDRPDLTGRTRVVHRSEPFGFPPLVASPGTTEGERRALQEALFGMDEDQRGRELLERLNLERFEAGDESLYDGIRDLKRLVDVGRLPEPPDGYER from the coding sequence ATGGCCCGTTGGTTCGGTTCCGTATGGTTGGCGCTGTTGGTGGCGTCGACACCCGCGGCGATCGCCGCAGAGCACGCTGCAGAGCAATCGCAGCCCCTGCGTATCGGCCTGACGCCGGTGATCCTGGAGGATCAATTGAGCTTCCTGGACGAGTGGCAGACCTACCTGGAGCGGCGCACCGGCCGGGAGGTGCAATTCGTGCGCCGTAACAGCTACGGTGAGGTGGTGGAGCTGGCTCTGCGGGGCCGGATCGACTTCGCATGGCTTTGCGGCTACCCCTACGTCCAGCATGACACCCGATTGGGTCTGCTGGCGGTCCCGCGGTTCAACGGGGCGCCCCTCTACCAGGCCTATTTAATCGTGCCGGCCAATGACCAGGCGACCGAATCCATCAAGGACCTGGCCGGCCGGGTATTTGCTTACTCCGATCCCAATTCCAACTCCGGCTGGCTCTACGGCCAGCAGTTGCTGGACGAGGCCGGCGTCATGGACCCGGAGCGCTTCTTCCTGCGCACCTTCTTCACCTTCAGCCACCGCAAGGTGGTGGAGGCGGTGGCGGAGCGCGTGGCCCATGGTGGCCTCGTGGATGGCTACGTCTGGGAGACGCTGGCGCTGGACCGGCCCGACCTCACCGGGCGGACCCGGGTCGTGCATCGCTCCGAGCCGTTTGGCTTTCCGCCGCTGGTGGCTTCTCCCGGCACCACCGAGGGCGAACGCCGGGCGCTGCAAGAGGCCCTGTTCGGTATGGATGAGGACCAGCGCGGACGGGAGTTGCTGGAGCGCTTGAACCTGGAGCGGTTCGAGGCCGGGGATGAGTCGCTCTACGACGGTATCCGCGATCTCAAGCGCCTGGTGGATGTGGGCCGGCTGCCGGAGCCGCCGGACGGCTACGAGCGATGA
- a CDS encoding molybdopterin-dependent oxidoreductase produces the protein MKMILDTLLNRRRFLKATGATGAAAATTAGVGKLAGFTAASTTSTHVNARPGGETRVTKNICHQCPARCGINVYTTNGRVHAIYGDPGNPIANGKLCPKGHLGTQLLYDPDRFKGPMKRTNPNKGRDEDPEFVPISWDEAFDIVAERLNRLRERGESHRFAHFYGRGWGSSDAGLYGDFGKLYGTPNSAIGHASMCAEGSKRAKRATDGNDSYNSYDYRNTNYILNFGAGFLEAFRPYNYLMQVWGHMRTKSPKTRVTTIDVRMNPTMAASDRALMIKPGTDGALALAIAHVILTEGLWDKEFVGDFEDGRNHFRTGETIIPDAFQANWTHGLAEWWNGELKDRTPEWAEEITTIPAKHIYTVAREFATTRPAMAIMERGPTAHFNGTYNGMAVHALNALVGSMFAEGGLFYQMGPSYGPLPVSADDYMDDYAREMQGKHPRIDMAGTEKWPMAGTMMQECAKHHLAGDPYKLDTAMFFVTNPIWTAPDPRLWEEALKDVFIIDTSPYPGETAMYADIIMPEHTYLERLQDSPTYPFEGWPMAALRTPAVDPVYDTKHFGDMIIEIGKRINSPMADYYRELGDVENMLRHRAAGFANDPGDNGVNDFESWKEKGVWYKKPYHWRYWRGTFYEWDGEGYNIEMSEDEVKDKLMPTASGKFEFKSSFLENNANYIAREMGIAEDRVGLIQWVEPRHTGDGDLHFVTPKTPLHAEGRSANIPQAQAYMQPIVGGRGTCYLEIHPKTAQERGINDGDTVRLSAQVRGETKSILAVARYMPGHRPDTLVLPMEYGHWAQGRWATAQGRDMKPGHSGDLTENLSDPISGLACYYTAKVRLEKA, from the coding sequence ATGAAAATGATCCTGGATACGCTGCTTAACCGGCGGCGGTTCCTCAAGGCCACCGGTGCCACCGGCGCCGCGGCCGCGACCACCGCCGGGGTGGGCAAGCTGGCCGGCTTCACCGCCGCCAGCACCACCTCCACCCATGTCAATGCCCGGCCGGGCGGCGAGACCCGTGTGACCAAGAACATCTGTCACCAGTGCCCGGCCCGCTGCGGCATCAACGTCTACACCACCAACGGACGGGTGCACGCCATCTACGGCGACCCGGGCAACCCCATCGCCAACGGCAAGCTCTGCCCCAAGGGCCACCTGGGCACCCAGTTGCTGTACGACCCGGACCGGTTCAAGGGCCCGATGAAGCGCACCAACCCCAACAAGGGCCGCGACGAGGACCCGGAGTTCGTGCCCATCTCCTGGGACGAGGCCTTCGATATTGTCGCCGAGCGGCTCAACCGCCTGCGCGAGCGCGGCGAGTCCCATCGCTTTGCCCACTTCTACGGTCGCGGCTGGGGCTCCTCCGATGCTGGCCTGTACGGCGACTTCGGCAAGCTCTACGGCACCCCGAACTCGGCCATCGGCCACGCCTCCATGTGCGCCGAGGGCTCCAAGCGGGCCAAGCGCGCCACTGACGGCAACGACTCCTACAACAGTTACGACTACCGCAACACCAACTACATCCTGAACTTCGGCGCCGGCTTCCTGGAGGCCTTCCGCCCCTACAACTACCTGATGCAGGTTTGGGGCCACATGCGCACGAAGAGCCCCAAGACCCGGGTAACCACCATTGATGTGCGCATGAATCCCACCATGGCGGCCTCGGACCGCGCGCTGATGATCAAGCCGGGCACCGACGGCGCCCTGGCCCTGGCCATCGCCCATGTCATCCTCACCGAGGGCCTGTGGGACAAGGAGTTCGTCGGCGATTTCGAGGACGGCCGCAACCACTTCCGCACCGGCGAGACCATCATTCCCGACGCCTTCCAGGCCAACTGGACCCACGGCCTGGCCGAATGGTGGAACGGGGAGCTGAAGGACCGCACCCCGGAGTGGGCCGAGGAGATCACCACCATCCCGGCCAAGCACATCTATACCGTGGCCCGGGAGTTCGCGACCACCCGCCCGGCCATGGCCATCATGGAGCGTGGGCCGACCGCCCACTTCAACGGCACCTACAATGGCATGGCGGTGCACGCGCTGAACGCGCTGGTGGGCAGCATGTTCGCCGAGGGCGGGCTGTTTTACCAGATGGGTCCCTCCTACGGCCCGCTGCCGGTGAGCGCCGACGATTACATGGACGACTACGCCCGGGAGATGCAGGGCAAGCATCCGCGCATCGACATGGCGGGCACCGAGAAGTGGCCGATGGCCGGCACCATGATGCAGGAGTGCGCCAAGCACCACCTGGCCGGCGACCCCTACAAGCTGGACACGGCCATGTTCTTCGTCACTAACCCCATCTGGACCGCGCCCGACCCGCGCCTGTGGGAGGAGGCACTGAAGGACGTCTTCATCATCGACACCTCCCCCTACCCCGGCGAGACGGCCATGTACGCCGACATCATCATGCCGGAGCACACCTACCTGGAGCGGCTGCAGGACTCGCCCACCTACCCGTTCGAGGGTTGGCCCATGGCCGCGCTGCGCACCCCGGCCGTGGACCCGGTGTACGACACCAAACACTTCGGCGACATGATCATCGAGATCGGCAAGCGCATTAACAGCCCGATGGCGGACTACTACCGCGAGTTGGGTGATGTGGAGAACATGCTGCGCCACCGCGCCGCCGGCTTCGCCAACGACCCGGGCGATAATGGCGTCAACGACTTCGAGAGCTGGAAGGAGAAGGGCGTCTGGTACAAGAAGCCCTACCACTGGCGCTACTGGCGGGGCACCTTCTACGAGTGGGACGGCGAGGGCTACAACATCGAGATGTCGGAGGACGAGGTCAAGGACAAGCTCATGCCCACGGCCTCCGGCAAGTTCGAGTTCAAGTCCAGTTTCCTGGAGAACAACGCCAACTATATCGCCCGGGAGATGGGCATCGCCGAGGATCGGGTCGGACTCATCCAGTGGGTGGAGCCCCGCCACACCGGCGACGGTGACCTGCACTTCGTCACCCCCAAGACCCCGCTGCACGCGGAGGGCCGCAGCGCCAACATCCCGCAGGCCCAGGCCTATATGCAGCCCATTGTCGGGGGTCGGGGCACCTGTTACCTGGAGATCCACCCCAAGACCGCCCAGGAGCGCGGCATCAACGACGGCGACACCGTCCGCCTCTCCGCCCAGGTACGGGGCGAGACCAAGTCCATCCTCGCCGTGGCCCGCTACATGCCGGGGCACCGTCCGGACACCCTGGTGCTGCCCATGGAGTACGGCCACTGGGCCCAGGGCCGCTGGGCCACCGCCCAGGGCCGTGACATGAAACCAGGGCACTCGGGTGATCTCACCGAGAACCTCTCTGACCCGATTTCCGGGCTCGCCTGTTACTACACCGCCAAGGTGCGGCTGGAAAAGGCGTGA
- the ampD gene encoding 1,6-anhydro-N-acetylmuramyl-L-alanine amidase AmpD: MPTFRYDPASGLIRPAHQHPSPNQDARPAGVAVDALIIHGISLPPGAFGGPWIDRLFTNRLPADAHPYFARVHRLRVSCHLLIRRDGALTQYVPLHRRAWHAGQSRLAGRERCNDFAIGIELEGTDETPYTEAQYQVLGPLCRTLMAAFPGITPERVVGHSDVAPGRKTDPGPAFDWARLRAALHA, encoded by the coding sequence ATGCCCACGTTCCGGTACGACCCGGCCAGCGGCCTGATCCGGCCGGCCCACCAGCACCCCTCGCCCAACCAGGATGCCCGCCCGGCGGGGGTAGCGGTGGACGCGCTGATCATTCACGGCATCAGCCTGCCGCCGGGGGCGTTCGGCGGTCCCTGGATCGACCGGCTGTTCACCAACCGGCTGCCGGCCGATGCCCACCCCTACTTCGCCCGGGTGCACCGGCTGCGGGTCTCCTGCCACCTGCTGATCCGGAGGGACGGCGCGCTGACGCAGTATGTGCCGTTGCACCGGCGGGCTTGGCACGCCGGCCAGTCCCGCCTCGCCGGTCGCGAGCGCTGCAACGACTTCGCCATCGGGATCGAGCTGGAGGGCACGGACGAGACGCCCTACACCGAGGCCCAGTACCAGGTGCTCGGCCCCCTGTGCCGAACACTGATGGCGGCCTTTCCGGGGATCACGCCGGAGCGGGTGGTGGGCCACAGCGATGTGGCACCGGGGCGCAAGACCGACCCGGGCCCGGCCTTTGATTGGGCCCGCCTGCGCGCCGCTCTCCATGCGTGA
- a CDS encoding sensor histidine kinase has protein sequence MIENISYRYKVPLNITLVVVLTAAVISLTVLGQAWRDLERDLYQNGQSLARVLAHGVAPALLQEDVWGAYETIRTPMAVDMEPHLRPESIMVLDEHHRIYVSTDPDRLPILARPAEADPDLAPLGRLLAGEGISGPERLQLAGNEFLVLLPVEMDGSVLGTVVLGYSRAGFLPRFLGAMQQVLVTTFLILLVLVPAGWWLGRRVAEPLLALSACMDKLGSGSAERLGCQLRRTGDDEIGRLNRQFHALIEELQEKEALEREMVRADRLAAIGRLTSGIAHEINNPLGGMLNALNTYKHHGAPDPFTLKTLSLVERGLLQIRDIVGALLVETRLKGEDLWAEDLEDVRTLLAPDIRRKQVNLDWDNRLQGPVPLPATPVRQVLINLLLNAVRAAQQRGRVDCRLERVDGWLLITVWNDGDHIPAERMDHLFEPFSGASAVGNGLGLWVTYQIIEQLSGRIEVESRPDDTRFVVQLPLEAREAELREALS, from the coding sequence ATGATCGAGAACATCAGCTACCGCTACAAGGTGCCGCTGAACATCACCCTGGTGGTGGTGCTGACCGCGGCGGTGATCTCGCTGACGGTGTTGGGGCAGGCCTGGCGCGATCTGGAGCGGGACCTTTACCAGAACGGCCAGAGCCTGGCCCGGGTGCTGGCCCATGGGGTCGCCCCGGCGCTGTTGCAGGAGGACGTCTGGGGGGCCTACGAGACCATCCGGACCCCCATGGCGGTGGACATGGAGCCCCACCTGCGCCCGGAGAGCATCATGGTGCTGGACGAGCACCACCGGATCTATGTCTCCACCGATCCGGACCGCCTGCCAATCCTCGCCCGCCCCGCCGAGGCGGACCCCGATCTGGCTCCTCTGGGGCGGTTACTGGCCGGGGAGGGGATCAGTGGCCCGGAGCGGCTGCAGTTGGCGGGCAACGAGTTCCTGGTGCTGTTGCCGGTGGAGATGGATGGCAGCGTGCTGGGTACGGTGGTGCTGGGCTATTCGCGCGCCGGGTTTCTGCCCCGTTTTCTCGGGGCGATGCAACAGGTGTTGGTCACCACGTTCCTGATCCTGCTGGTGCTGGTGCCGGCCGGATGGTGGCTGGGCCGGCGGGTGGCCGAGCCGCTGCTGGCGCTGTCCGCCTGTATGGATAAGCTCGGCAGCGGCTCCGCGGAGCGGCTGGGCTGCCAACTGCGGCGTACCGGCGACGATGAGATCGGACGGCTCAATCGCCAATTCCACGCCCTCATTGAGGAGTTGCAGGAGAAAGAGGCCCTGGAGCGGGAGATGGTGCGGGCCGACCGGCTGGCGGCCATCGGCCGGCTGACCTCCGGGATCGCCCACGAGATCAACAACCCGCTTGGCGGCATGCTCAACGCACTCAACACCTATAAACATCATGGGGCGCCGGACCCCTTCACCCTCAAGACCCTGTCGCTGGTGGAGCGCGGTCTGCTGCAGATCCGCGATATCGTCGGCGCTCTGCTGGTGGAGACCCGGCTTAAGGGGGAGGACCTCTGGGCGGAGGACCTGGAGGATGTGCGTACACTGCTGGCGCCGGACATTCGCCGAAAGCAGGTGAACCTGGACTGGGACAACCGGCTTCAGGGGCCGGTGCCCCTGCCGGCGACCCCGGTGCGTCAGGTGCTCATCAACCTGCTGCTCAACGCGGTGCGCGCGGCGCAACAGCGTGGTCGGGTCGATTGCCGGCTGGAGCGTGTCGACGGCTGGTTGCTGATCACCGTCTGGAACGACGGCGACCACATACCCGCCGAGCGCATGGATCACCTGTTCGAGCCCTTCTCCGGTGCCAGTGCCGTGGGCAACGGCCTGGGCTTGTGGGTAACCTATCAGATCATTGAGCAGCTAAGTGGGCGTATTGAAGTGGAGAGTCGACCCGACGACACCCGATTCGTCGTCCAGTTGCCGCTGGAGGCCCGTGAGGCCGAGCTGCGGGAGGCGCTGTCATGA
- a CDS encoding 4Fe-4S binding protein, producing MSESAEQSAWHRLSDAQPWLLWQENACLPARSPLSDCRACSQACPVDALTATPKGPQLTGDCVACGRCTAACPTGAINGAGLDSHPGDDQATAPLAVDCWRVPPEQSPEGALRVPCLGGLGSDRLLRLVQECGERPVELLDRGWCADCPAAADCRRPPVDQALTECREALASLGLTGRSPSLRKAPLPAHLYRRETPTPGGETRVSRRGLFRRLAGHAAGAAEQIQGTGPAAPAAVPMVSGRVQPAPRLRRVEALAALAVAQDQSLPNTLFPQAKISDACCNHRICAALCPTGALQPVEDEDGSGLDYDPLFCIRCGLCQQVCPEKAITITERDGHPYVGRVPATRHHRQRCQRCHTTFTAGKEHTLCPGCRKDAALAQDSGRDLLFGAGSSSGAAGPAQDPGTQPGDHDDQEDTRR from the coding sequence TTGTCAGAGTCCGCCGAACAGTCGGCCTGGCATCGCCTGAGCGATGCCCAGCCCTGGTTGCTGTGGCAGGAGAACGCCTGCCTGCCGGCGCGCTCGCCCCTGTCCGATTGCCGTGCCTGCAGCCAGGCCTGCCCGGTGGATGCCCTGACCGCCACGCCGAAAGGCCCGCAACTGACCGGCGACTGCGTCGCCTGCGGCCGCTGCACCGCGGCCTGCCCGACCGGGGCGATCAACGGCGCCGGGCTGGACAGCCACCCCGGCGATGACCAGGCCACCGCACCGCTGGCCGTGGATTGTTGGCGGGTGCCGCCGGAGCAGTCCCCGGAAGGCGCCCTGCGGGTGCCCTGCCTGGGGGGCCTGGGCAGCGATCGCCTGCTGCGACTGGTGCAGGAGTGCGGCGAGCGTCCGGTGGAACTGCTCGACCGGGGCTGGTGCGCCGACTGCCCGGCCGCCGCCGACTGCCGGCGCCCGCCGGTGGATCAGGCCCTGACCGAGTGCCGCGAGGCCCTGGCCTCACTGGGGCTTACCGGGCGCAGCCCCAGCCTGCGGAAGGCCCCGCTACCCGCCCACCTGTACCGCCGGGAGACCCCCACACCCGGCGGGGAGACACGGGTCAGCCGCCGGGGGCTGTTCCGTCGGCTGGCCGGCCACGCGGCCGGGGCCGCGGAACAGATCCAGGGCACCGGCCCGGCCGCGCCGGCCGCAGTGCCGATGGTCTCGGGCCGGGTTCAGCCCGCACCGCGCCTTCGCCGGGTGGAGGCCCTGGCGGCCCTGGCGGTGGCCCAGGACCAGAGCCTGCCCAACACCCTCTTTCCGCAGGCGAAGATCTCCGACGCCTGCTGCAACCACCGTATCTGCGCGGCGCTCTGCCCCACCGGCGCCCTGCAACCGGTGGAGGACGAGGACGGCAGCGGGCTGGACTACGACCCGCTCTTCTGCATCCGTTGCGGCCTGTGTCAACAGGTCTGCCCGGAAAAGGCCATCACCATAACGGAACGCGACGGCCACCCCTATGTGGGACGCGTCCCGGCCACCCGACACCACCGGCAGCGTTGCCAGCGCTGTCACACCACGTTCACCGCGGGGAAGGAGCACACGCTCTGTCCCGGCTGCCGCAAGGATGCCGCACTGGCCCAGGATTCGGGCCGCGACCTGCTCTTCGGGGCAGGCTCAAGCTCCGGGGCCGCGGGCCCCGCACAAGACCCGGGCACCCAACCCGGGGATCACGATGATCAGGAGGATACAAGGCGATGA